The genomic stretch GATGTCCATCGTCGCCATCGCCAAGCCAGCGCCGTTCACCATACAACCGATATTGCCTTCCAACGCTACGTAGTTCAGTTCGAACTCAGAAGCTTTTACTTCACGCTCGTTTTCTTGTGATTTGTCGCGTTGCGCCAGCAATTCTGGGTGACGGAACAAAGCGTTTGAGTCGAGGTTGATTTTGCCGTCAACGCAAGCCAATTCGCCGTTTTCACGCAAAGCCAATGGGTTTACTTCAAACAGCGCAAAGTCGTTTTCAACGAATGCTTTGTAAGAGCCCAAGATCAGGTTGGTGAACGCAGCAACTTGTTTGCCTTCCAGACCCAAAGCGAAAGCCGCTTGACGGCCTTGGTATGGCTGCATGCCTACCAAAGGATCAACTTCGATCTTGATGATTTTTTCTGGCGTTTCTTCAGCCACTTTCTCGATCTCAACACCACCTTCAGTTGAAACCATGAATACGATACGTTGTGAGCTGCGATCTACAACCGCGCCAAGGTACAACTCGCGCGTTACTGGGTACATGTCTTCACATACCAATACGCTATGAACTGGCTGCCCAGCGGCATCAGTTTGGTAAGTAACCAGATTAGTACCGATCAAGCGAGCTGCTTCTGCAGCAGCTTCTTCGCGGCTTTTTACCACTTTAACGCCACCCGCTTTACCGCGGCCACCCGCGTGTACTTGGGCTTTAACTACGGCAAATTTGCCGCCCAAAGTGTCATAAGCAGCAGCAGCTTCTTCAGCGTTGTTAGCCAAAATGCCGCGCTGTACTGGCAAACCATATTTAGCCAGCAATTCCTTGGCTTGATACTCGTGCAGATTCATCTCTATTTATCCTTTGTGAGGAGAGTGTTGTCGGACAGGCTATTCCCCGCCGTTGTACCGCATGATGGATAAGAGCACCTGCCCTTACCCACCCTACAAATTCAAATAACTATTTCATTAAGAGTGGCTTTAAAAGCTAGCGAGCGCCCGTCAACTTGGCAAGGCCGGAGCACAGAAACCGGAATGTACTTGAAGTACATGAGGATTTCGCGCACCGCCCGCGCCAAGGTCACGGGATGCATCGCAGCTTTAAAAGCTGCTCTTAAGAGTGCAGACCGCGTTTATCGCAACCGAGAGCTGCTTCGTGCATCGCTTCGGCCAATGATGGGTGAGCGTGAACGATGCGAGCAATATCTTCAGCCGATGCGTTAAATTCCATCGCTACCACCGCTTCAGTGATCAATTCTGAAGCGAATGGGCCGATGATGTGCACGCCCAAGATACGGTCGGTTTTCGCGCAGGCTAGCATTTTAACGAAACCAGCGGTTTCGCCCAAGCCAAGCGCACGGCCATTCGGGCCAAATGGGAATTGGCCTTTTTTGTACTCAACGCCTTCCGCTTTCAGTGCTTGCTCAGTTTTACCTACCCAAGCCATTTCTGGGCTGGTATAGATAACCCAAGGTACGTTGTTAAAGTCGATGTGCGGATGCTGACCTGCGATGCGCTCAGCCACGGCCACGCCTTCTTCCGACGCTTTGTGTGCCAGCATCGGGCCACGAACCACGTCACCCACTGCCCATAGATTTGGCAATGCAGTGCGGCAATCGCCGTCAACCACCACAAAACCGCGCTCATCCAGTGGCAAGCCCACTGATTCAGCCGCCAAGTTCCACGTGTTTGGCACGCGACCGATCGATACGATTAGTTTGTCGTAGGTTTCAGTGAACGCCTTACCTTCAGCATCGGTGTATTCAACGGTAACGTCGTTCTCACCTTTGGTGATGTTGCCGATTTTTAGGCTTGTTTTGATGACCAGACCCAAGTCTTTGGTGAAGATCTTGTGCGCTTCTTTGGCAACCGCTTCGTCCGCCGCCAACAAGAAGCCAGGAGCGCCTTCGAGAATCGTTACTTCAGCGCCCAAACGCTTCCATACCGAGCCCATTTCCAAGCCGATTACACCCGCGCCAATCACGCCCAAGCGTTTTGGTACTGCAGGAATCGACAATGCGCCTTCGTTATCCAAGATCAGCACATTATCAACTGGCGCTTGTGGCAATTGGCGTGGCGTTGAGCCGGTAGCCAAGATGATGTGCGTGGTTTCAACGACTTCTACTTTGTCGCCGTCCGCTACTTCGATTTGCCATTTGTCGCCATTGCGACCGAGGATTTTGCCGTGGCCGTGCAAGCTTGCCACTTTGTTCTTTTTGAACAGGTAGCCGATACCTTGCGTCAACTTGCTCACGATGCCTTCTTTACGAGCCAGCATTGTGCCAACGTCAAATTTCATGCCTTCAACGGTGATACCGTGTGAAGCAAATTTATGCTCAACACGTTCTACGTTTTCAGATGATTCGAGCAAGGCTTTCGATGGGATACAACCCACGTTCAAGCAAGTACCACCGAGTGATGCTTTGCCTTCTTTGTTTTTGAATTCGTCGATACACGCAGTGTTAAAACCCAACTGCGCTGCACGAATCGCCGCCACGTAGCCGCCAGGGCCCGCGCCGATTACGATAACGTCAAATGATTGTGACATTCAGTCCACCTTAACCCATTGCTGGGTATATTAATGCAAGCAATTGGGTATGTAGCTCACAGCCACATACCCCACTTAAATTAGATATCCAACAACAGGCGAGCAGGATCTTCGATCGCGTCTTTAATTGCTACCAAAGACAATACCGCTTCACGACCGTCGATGATACGGTGATCGTAAGATTGCGCCAGATACATGATTGGACGAGCAACCACTTGACCGTTTTCAACCACTGCGCGCTCTTTGGTCGCGTGCATGCCCAAGATCGCAGCTTGTGGTGGGTTGATGATCGGCGTTGACATCATTGAGCCGAACGTGCCGCCGTTAGAAATCGTGTAAGTACCACCAGTCAACTCTTCCACGCCCAATTTACCTTCTTGTGCGCGTTTGCCGAAGTCAGCGATGGTTTTCTCGATTTCAGCCAAAGACAATTGGTCTGCGTTACGGATAATTGGCACCACCAAACCGCGTGGGCTACCTACCGCTACGCCGATATCGAAGTAGCCGTGGTAAACGATGTCGTTACCGTCAACCGATGCATTCACGATTGGGTATTTTTTCAGCGCAGCAACCGCAGCTTTCACGAAGAAGCCCATAAAGCCCAGTTTCACGCCGTGGTCTTTTTCGAATTTGTCTTTGTACTTGTTGCGCAAGTCCATCAACGGCTTCATGTTCACTTCGTTGAACGTCGTCAAGATTGCGTTTTCTTGCTGAGATTGCAGCAGACGCTCAGCAACACGAGCGCGCAGGCGGCTCATTGGTACGCGTTGTTCTGGACGATCACCCGTTGGAGCTGCCACTGCTGGTGCCGCTGGACGGTTCAGATGATTTTGTACGTCTTCTTTCAATACGCGACCGCCGCGGCCAGTACCGGCTACGTCGTTTACATTCACGCCTGCGTCAGCAGCGATTTTCTTCGCCGCTGGCATTGCGTTAGCACCACCGGCTGGTGCAGCTTGAACCGCAGCAGGTGCAGGTGCTGCTGCAGCTGGCGCAGCGGCTTGTGCTGGTGCAGCAGCGGCTACGGCTGCAGTATCGATTTTAGCGATCACATCGAGGCTACCCACGGTTGCGCCGTCAGCTTGTACGATTTCAACCAATACACCTGCTTGTGGCGCAGGGATTTCCAACACGACTTTGTCGGTTTCCAAATCGATCAGGTTTTCGTCACGGGCAACAGCTTCACCCACTTTCTTTTTCCAAGAAATCAGCGTGGCTTCCGAAACCGATTCAGGCAACTGTGGTACCAAAACTTCGATGATCATATCGTTCACTCCAGTTAATTTTTAAATTCTTTACGCTTGCGACACGCACAAGGGCAAAAACGCGGCGCTCCAAAGGGAGGCCGCGCTATCAATTACAAGGTCATTGCTTCTTCGACGAAGGCTTTGAGCTGTGCATTGTGTTTGCTCATATATCCAACCGCTGGAGAAGCCGATGAAGGACGACCAGCGAAGGTCAACACTTGCTTCGACTCCAACACCGCTTCTAGACGGTGACGAATTTGGTGCCATGCGCCTTGGTTACGCGGCTCTTCTTGAACCCACATAATTTCTTTCGCATTTGGATATTTTTGCAATTCCGCTTGCAGCTCTTCCGCTGGGAATGGATACAACTGCTCTACACGTACGATCGCGATTTCTTTCATTTCGCGCTCGGTGCGACCGGCGAGCAAATCGTAGTAAACCTGACCTGAGCAGCACACCACGCGTTTTACTTTCTTCGCATCCAATTCTTGCGCTTCGCCGATTACTGGACGGAATTCTCCGCTGGTGAAGTGCTCGATTGGGCTTGACGCGTTTTTCGCTTTCAACAAGCGCTTGCTCATAATAATGATCAATGGCTTGCGATACGGGCGCAGCATTTGACGACGCAAAGCGTGGAACATCTGCGCAGATTCAGACAGCATCAATACTTGGACATTGTGCTCCGCGCACAATTGCAAGTAACGCTCAACGCGCGCCGACGAGTGCTCTGGACCTTGACCATCATAACCATGCGGCAGAATCATCGTCAGACCACATAAGCGGCCCCACTTGGTTTCGCCTGAAGTAATAAACTGGTCGATCACGACTTGCGCGCCGTTGGCAAAGTCACCGAACTGGGCTTCCCAGATCGTCAATTCTTCTGGTGCCGAACATGCGTAGCCGTATTCAAACGCCAATACCGCCTCTTCGTTCAAGATCGAGTCAATGACCAAGAAGTGGCCTTGGTTTTCCGACAAGTGTTGCAATGGCACGTAAGTACCTTGGTCCCACTTCTCACGGTTTTGATCGTGCAACACCGCGTGACGGTGATTGAACGTACCACGACCCGAGTCTTCACCCGAAATACGCACGCCCATGCCTTCAGTCAGCAAGGTTGAGTAAGCCAAGTGCTCAGCCATACCCCAATCAACAGGCAACTCGCCGTTCACCATCAAAGAGCGCTCTTTAATGATTTTCTCAACGTTGCCACGCAATTTGAAGTCGGCTGGGTATTGAGTGAATTTCTCAGTCAAACGAACCAGATCCGCTTGTGGAACTGAAGTCGTTACTGGCTGACGCCAGTGTGTGCCCAAATACTTAGTCCAATCTACCGCGTATGAGCGTTTGTAGTCGGTTAGCGTGGTTTGCTCAACGTGTTCGCCACGATCAAGCGCATCACGGTAAGCCTGAATCATGCCGTCCGCTTCAGCTTGCGTTACCACACCTTGCGCGATCAATTGATCAGCGTAAATCTTGCGTGGGCCTGGGTGCTGGCTGATTTTACGGTACATCATTGGCTGCGTTACGAACGGATCATCCGCTTCGTTGTGGCCGTGTTTACGGTAGCAAACCAAGTCAATCACCACATCTTTGTGGAATTTCTGACGGTATTGCAACGCCGCTTCGGTGACCAAGCACACTGCTTCAGGATCATCACCGTTCACGTGGAAAATTGGCGCTTCAACCATTTTCGCGATATCAGTACTAAACAAGCTAGAGCGATTATCGCGAATATCCGAAGTCGTGAAACCGACTTGGTTATTGATCACCAAGTGCACCGTACCGCCAGTACCGTAACCACGAGTTTGTGACAGATTGAAAGTACCTTGGTTGGTACCCAAGCCGATGAAGGCCGAGTCACCGTGGATCAACAATGGCAATACTTGATCACCAGTCAAATCTTTACGACGGTGTTGACGTGCGCGGACTGAGCCTTCAACCACTGGATTCACAATCTCAAGGTGAGATGGGTTAAATGCCAGCGTTAAATGCAGTGGGCCACCTGGGGTTGGGATGTCTGAGCTGAAACCCATGTGGTACTTCACGTCACCTGAGGCCAATTGGGTGTTGTAACGGCCTTCGAATTCGCCGAACAAATCGCGTGGCTGTTTGCCCAGAATGTTCACCAGCATATTCAGACGACCACGGTGGGCCATACCGATCACGATTTCTTGTACACCAGCCGCCCCGGCTGCTTGCGCCAAGTAATCGACCGCAGGAATCATGCTATCGCCGCCTTCGAGCGAGAAGCGTTTTTGACCTACGTATTTTTTATGCAGGTATTGCTCTAGCGTTTCAGCCGCTGTTACTTGCTTCAGAATGCGTTTTTTCTGGTCAACGTTAAAGCTCGGTTGTGAGCGACGCGCTTCGAAAAACTCTTGCACCCATTTGCGCTCATCACCGTTGGTGATGTGCATGTATTCCAGACCGATATTGCCGCAATAGGTTTGCTGCAAAAAGCCCAACACTTCGGTCGGCGTCGCGCGCTCGAGCCCAACGATATTGGTGCCCAGCTTGATTGCCATATCGCTGTCAGACAGACCGTGCGATTTCGGATCGAGTTCTGGCGCAGCCACTTTATCCATGCGTTGCAGTGGATCGAGCTTCGCGCTGCGGCTACCCATAATGCGGTAGGCAGAAATCAAACGAAGTAAGTTAACTTGACGCTCAGTTGCAGCCTCATCGACTACACCAACTGCACGTACTGATTGCTTGGCCAATTGGCGGAATGATTCTTCAATCGGTGCACGCACTACATCACGCGCTACCGCGCCTGGTGTTTGCTGCAACTGATCGAAGTAGCTACGCCATTGCGCATCTATTGAAGACGCATCAATCAGATATTGTTCGTAGAGCTCTTCTACAAACGGAGCATTCCCGCCAAACAGCTGAGAATTATTTTGGAATTCTTTCATCATTGCCGTGTATCCATTTTTTTCCGCCTTGCTTGCAAGCTGATGCCCTAGAGCAAAAGACAACAAGGCCGGTCAATGTTGCTACGCCCTCGTCTAAACAAGGGCGTTAGCAGTGCGGGAATTAACCGCGTTTGTCCATTGGTACGTAATCGCGTTTTTCCGCGCCAGTGTATTGCTGACGTGGGCGACCGATCTTCATGCCTGGGTCAGAAATCATTTCGTTCCAGTGGCTGATCCAGCCCACAGTACGCGCCAGCGCGAAGATCACGGTGAACATTGGTACTGGGATACCCAAGGCTGATTGAACGATACCAGAGTAGAAGTCAACGTTTGGATACAGTTTGCGTGATACGAAGTATTCGTCTTCCAACGCGATTTTTTCTAACTCCATCGCCAATTTGAATTTCGGATCGTCTTGCAGACCGAGTTCATTCAATACTTCGTGGCAAATACGACGCATTACATTGGCGCGTGGATCCATGTTTTTGTAAACGCGGTGACCGAAGCCCATCAGTTTGTGTGTTTTTGCTTTCACGCCTTCCATGAACGCAGGCACGGCTTCAACTGAGCCGATTTCGTCCAGCATCAACAATACCGCTTCGTTCGCGCCACCGTGCGATGGGCCCCACAGACAAGCGATACCGGCAGCAATACAAGCGAATGGGTTCGCGCCAGAAGAACCAGCCAGACGTACAGTTGACGTTGACGCATTTTGCTCGTGGTCAGCGTGCAAGGTAAAGATCACGTCCAGTGCGCGTACCAATACTGGATTTGGCTCGTATGGCTCGCATGGCGTAGAGAACATCATGTGCATGAAGTTCGCGGTGTAGCTCAAATCGTTACGTGGGTAAACGAATGGCAGACCTTGGTTGTAGCGGTAGCACATTGCGGCAATCGTTGGGATCTTAGAGATCAGACGGAACATCGCCACTTTGCGGTGTTCTGGATTGCTGATATCCAAGCTGTCTTGGTAGAACGCCGACAAGGCACCCACCACCCCCACCATCATCGCCATTGGATGTGAGTCACGACGGAAGCCTTTGAAGAACGCAGTCAATTGCTCGTGAACCATCGTGTGGCTCATCACCGTTTTTTCGAATGCGGCTTTCTGCTCAGCAGTTGGTAATTCACCGTTGATCAACAGGTAGCAAACTTCGAGGTAATCAGCTTCTTCAGCCAATTGCTCGATAGGGTAACCACGATAGTACAGCTGACCCAAATCACCATCGATGAAAGTGATTTTTGATTCGCAGCTAGACGTTGCCAAAAAGCCAGGGTCAAAAGTAAACATGCCAGTTTTAGAAAAACTGCGGATGTCGACTACATCTGGACCCAAGGTAGATTTCAAAACAGGCATTTCCAGCGTGTTCTGGCCATCGTTATAAGTCAGTGTGACTTTCTTTTCCATCGTGTTGCTCCTGTTAAAGCGCTCTAGTAATGCGCTCGGCATCGCCGGCTGCGTTATTGTTTGCTGCGTCATGACTAGCTGCATTGGCCGCAGCAATCCGCGCAATCATCACGGCAAGTTCTGGGTCTGGGCAGACCGATTTACCGTTGACGTACTCTAAAAAATCCCAATCTGGCAGCATTAAAATTTGCTCGTACACTGCCAGCTCAGTTGCGTTCAATGTGGGTAGAACATCGGTCACAAATCGCTCAAGTTGCAAATCAAGCTCAAGCAAGCCGCGCCGTGAACGCCAGATGATGCGTTTGAGTTCTACTTCATCCATCGTGCACCTCACATGAGTATTGCCCTGTAGATCAACACCAAATTGACCTACAGGGATATACCCAATTAGCTAATACGTTTCACCATCAGATCTTTGATCTTACCGATGGCTTTAGTTGGATTGAGCTCTTTCGGGCACACATCCACACAGTTCATGATGCTGTGGCAACGGAACAAGCGGTATGGATCTTCCAAATCATCCAAACGCTGGCTCGTTGCTTCATCACGTGTATCGGCAATAAAGCGGTAAGCTGCCAACAAACCAGCCGGGCCGACAAACTTGTCTGGGTTCCACCAGAATGATGGGCACGACGTTGAACAGCATGCGCACAAGATACATTCGTACAAGCCATCAAGCTCTTTACGATCTTCTTGGCTTTGCAGACGTTCACGATCCGGCGCTGGGCTGTCGTTGATCACGTAGGGTTTGATCGAGTGATATTGCTTGAAGAACTGCGTCATATCGACGATCAAGTCGCGGATTACTGGCAAACCTGGCAATGGGCGCACTTCGATTGGCTGCTTGAGCGTATCGATGTCGGTAATACAGGCCAGACCATTTTTGCCATTGATATTCATCGCATCCGAGCCACACACGCCTTCACGGCATGAACGACGGAAAGACAGTGATTCATCAACGACTTTCAGCTTAACTAAGGCATCGAGCAATTTGCGTTCAGTCGTGGTGTCGACTTCAACGCTGATGTCTTGCATATACGGTTTAGCGTCTTTATCAGGATCGTAGCGATAAACACGGAATTGGACGGTTTGAGTAGCCATAATCGATCCTCTTAGTACGAACGCGTTTTGAGCGCGATCGTGTCAACAGTCAACGGTTTCATATTGACTGGTTTGTATTCAAGTTTGTTACCTTCACGATGCCACAGCGTGTGTTTCAGCCAGTTTGCATCGTCACGACCATTTGGATTCGCTGGTGTGTCTTCCGCGTCATCACGCACGTGCGCGCCGCGTGATTCTTTACGCGCTTCAGCGGAGATCATAGTTGCCTTCGCCACTTCGATCAGGTTTTCCAACTCCAGCGCTTCAAGACGCGCAGTGTTGAAGGTTTTTGATTTGTCGGCAATCACGGTGTTTTTCACCATTTGCTCAACTTCAAGAATCTTCGTCACGCCTTGCTGCAACATGTCGTTAAAGCGGAATACGCCACAGTGCGCTTGCATGGTGCGCTGCATCGCCAAACGCGCTTCGTTCACGTTGGTGCCTTCTTTCTGGTTATCCAGACGGGCTACACGAGCTACAGAGCGCTCAACGTCTTGCATCGCCAACTCTGGCAAATCTTTTGGCGCCGACTTGATGTAGTCGATCATGCTGTTGCCCGATGATTTGCCGAATACCAGCAAGTCGAGCAATGAGTTAGTACCCAAGCGATTCGCGCCGTGTACTGATGCGCATGCGCACTCACCTGCGGCGTAGAAACCTTGTACGACGTTGTCGTTTACTACCACTTCACCTTTGTAGTTGGTCGGAATACCGCCCATTTGGTAGTGGCAAGTTGGCACCACAGGAATTGGCGCTTTGATTGGGTCTACACCGGCAAACTTGATCGAAATTTCGCGAATGCCTGGCAATTTCGACATAATCACTTCAGGATCGAGGTGAGTAATATCGAGCAATACGTGGTCTTTGTTCGGACCACAGCCACGGCCTTCGTTAATCTCGGTCACCATCGCACGCGAAACCACGTCACGTGACGCCAAGTCTTTGGCATTTGGCGCATAACGTTCCATGAAACGCTCGCCTTGCGAGTTACGCAAGATACCGCCTTCACCACGCACGCCTTCGGTAATCAATACGCCTGCGCCAGCAACACCTGTTGGGTGAAATTGCCAGAACTCCATGTCTTCCAGTGGAATGCCTGCACGCGCAGCCATACCCAAGCCATCACCCGTATTAATGAACGCATTGGTAGACGAAGAGAAAATACGACCCGCGCCGCCAGTTGCAAACAAGGTGGCTTTGGCTTGGAAAATTACGACTTCAGATGTTTCCATCTCCATCGCGACCACGCCTTGCACATTACCGTGTTCGTCACGAATCAGGTCTAGCGCCATCCATTCAACGAAGAATTGCGTGTTAGCGCGGACATTGCGTTGGTAAAGAGCGTGCAACATTGCGTGACCAGTACGGTCAGCGGCAGCACAGGCACGGCGAACTGGTTTTTCACCAAAGTTGCTCATGTGACCGCCAAATGGTCGCTGGTAGATCGTACCGTCTGAGTTACGGTCAAACGGCATACCAAAATGTTCAAGCTCGATTACGACGTTCGGCGCTTCACGGCACATAAATTCGATCGCGTCTTGGTCACCCAACCAATCCGAACCTTTTACCGTGTCGTACATATGCCAGTGCCAATGATCTGGCTCTGAGTTACCCAAAGAAGCTGAAACGCCACCTTGCGCTGCAACCGTGTGCGAACGAGTTGGGAATACTTTCGACAAAACGGCAGTTTTCATACCCGCTTCAGAGAGTTGCAATGCGGCGCGCAAACCGGCACCACCCGCGCCAACGATAATGGCGTCAAACTTGCGAACTGGAATTGACTTGGTCATGCAACACCCCACACTACTTTAACCATATAAACCAAGCTACCGATCAACCACAGCAGCGTCAGAACGTGCATCGTCAAGCGAACGCCAACGTGCTGGATGTAATCCATCCAAATATCGCGCACACCAACCCACGCGTGCCACAGCAAGGCGGTGATGGAAACGGTAGTTACTACCTTCACCCACGTACAGGAGAACAACTCTTTCCAAGCATCGTACGAAGCGCCATTCGCGCACAAAATAAATGCCACGACACCAATGGTGTAGGCCAACATAATGACGGCGGTAACACGCTGCACCAACCAATCGCGCAAACCATAGTGCGCGCCAACCACATGACGTTTTACCATGTCATCACCCCAATAATTGCCGTCAAACTCAAGCTCACAGCCAGAACGATTTTGGCGGTCAAGCGAGCAGTTTTCAGATCGGTGCCTTTATGAATATCCAAGAACAGGAAACGAGTACCAGCACAGGCGTGGTGCAAATAAGCCCACAGCACAGCGAGCAGGAATAATTTGGTGACGGGATGAGCGACACATTCTTTGAACGCAGCAAAGCGATCAGCAGAAGACAAAGTGCCTTCCAATGCATACAACATGAACGGGATTGCCGCGAACATCAATGCACCACTAATCCGGTGCAAGATGGACACAATCCCTGGCAATGGCAAACGAATCTGCCATAGCGCAAGGTGCTTGGGGCGTGCTTTTTGCATACGCTCTATTCCTCTGTATTTACCAAACGAAGTTTTACTACTTTTAACAAGCTGACCTAAATCAATACATCAGCTTGAGAAACCTGACACAATCAGCTTAAGTCGCCAAAGATGGCTCAA from Chitinibacter sp. SCUT-21 encodes the following:
- the sucC gene encoding ADP-forming succinate--CoA ligase subunit beta, which gives rise to MNLHEYQAKELLAKYGLPVQRGILANNAEEAAAAYDTLGGKFAVVKAQVHAGGRGKAGGVKVVKSREEAAAEAARLIGTNLVTYQTDAAGQPVHSVLVCEDMYPVTRELYLGAVVDRSSQRIVFMVSTEGGVEIEKVAEETPEKIIKIEVDPLVGMQPYQGRQAAFALGLEGKQVAAFTNLILGSYKAFVENDFALFEVNPLALRENGELACVDGKINLDSNALFRHPELLAQRDKSQENEREVKASEFELNYVALEGNIGCMVNGAGLAMATMDIIKLKGGQPANFLDVGGGATKERVIEAFKLILADSSVQGVLINIFGGIVRCDMIAEAIIAAVKEVNVTVPVVVRLEGNNAELGAKLLDESGLKLTSAQGLNDAAEKIVAAVAAL
- the lpdA gene encoding dihydrolipoyl dehydrogenase, translating into MSQSFDVIVIGAGPGGYVAAIRAAQLGFNTACIDEFKNKEGKASLGGTCLNVGCIPSKALLESSENVERVEHKFASHGITVEGMKFDVGTMLARKEGIVSKLTQGIGYLFKKNKVASLHGHGKILGRNGDKWQIEVADGDKVEVVETTHIILATGSTPRQLPQAPVDNVLILDNEGALSIPAVPKRLGVIGAGVIGLEMGSVWKRLGAEVTILEGAPGFLLAADEAVAKEAHKIFTKDLGLVIKTSLKIGNITKGENDVTVEYTDAEGKAFTETYDKLIVSIGRVPNTWNLAAESVGLPLDERGFVVVDGDCRTALPNLWAVGDVVRGPMLAHKASEEGVAVAERIAGQHPHIDFNNVPWVIYTSPEMAWVGKTEQALKAEGVEYKKGQFPFGPNGRALGLGETAGFVKMLACAKTDRILGVHIIGPFASELITEAVVAMEFNASAEDIARIVHAHPSLAEAMHEAALGCDKRGLHS
- the odhB gene encoding 2-oxoglutarate dehydrogenase complex dihydrolipoyllysine-residue succinyltransferase, whose product is MIIEVLVPQLPESVSEATLISWKKKVGEAVARDENLIDLETDKVVLEIPAPQAGVLVEIVQADGATVGSLDVIAKIDTAAVAAAAPAQAAAPAAAAPAPAAVQAAPAGGANAMPAAKKIAADAGVNVNDVAGTGRGGRVLKEDVQNHLNRPAAPAVAAPTGDRPEQRVPMSRLRARVAERLLQSQQENAILTTFNEVNMKPLMDLRNKYKDKFEKDHGVKLGFMGFFVKAAVAALKKYPIVNASVDGNDIVYHGYFDIGVAVGSPRGLVVPIIRNADQLSLAEIEKTIADFGKRAQEGKLGVEELTGGTYTISNGGTFGSMMSTPIINPPQAAILGMHATKERAVVENGQVVARPIMYLAQSYDHRIIDGREAVLSLVAIKDAIEDPARLLLDI
- a CDS encoding 2-oxoglutarate dehydrogenase E1 component, whose protein sequence is MMKEFQNNSQLFGGNAPFVEELYEQYLIDASSIDAQWRSYFDQLQQTPGAVARDVVRAPIEESFRQLAKQSVRAVGVVDEAATERQVNLLRLISAYRIMGSRSAKLDPLQRMDKVAAPELDPKSHGLSDSDMAIKLGTNIVGLERATPTEVLGFLQQTYCGNIGLEYMHITNGDERKWVQEFFEARRSQPSFNVDQKKRILKQVTAAETLEQYLHKKYVGQKRFSLEGGDSMIPAVDYLAQAAGAAGVQEIVIGMAHRGRLNMLVNILGKQPRDLFGEFEGRYNTQLASGDVKYHMGFSSDIPTPGGPLHLTLAFNPSHLEIVNPVVEGSVRARQHRRKDLTGDQVLPLLIHGDSAFIGLGTNQGTFNLSQTRGYGTGGTVHLVINNQVGFTTSDIRDNRSSLFSTDIAKMVEAPIFHVNGDDPEAVCLVTEAALQYRQKFHKDVVIDLVCYRKHGHNEADDPFVTQPMMYRKISQHPGPRKIYADQLIAQGVVTQAEADGMIQAYRDALDRGEHVEQTTLTDYKRSYAVDWTKYLGTHWRQPVTTSVPQADLVRLTEKFTQYPADFKLRGNVEKIIKERSLMVNGELPVDWGMAEHLAYSTLLTEGMGVRISGEDSGRGTFNHRHAVLHDQNREKWDQGTYVPLQHLSENQGHFLVIDSILNEEAVLAFEYGYACSAPEELTIWEAQFGDFANGAQVVIDQFITSGETKWGRLCGLTMILPHGYDGQGPEHSSARVERYLQLCAEHNVQVLMLSESAQMFHALRRQMLRPYRKPLIIIMSKRLLKAKNASSPIEHFTSGEFRPVIGEAQELDAKKVKRVVCCSGQVYYDLLAGRTEREMKEIAIVRVEQLYPFPAEELQAELQKYPNAKEIMWVQEEPRNQGAWHQIRHRLEAVLESKQVLTFAGRPSSASPAVGYMSKHNAQLKAFVEEAMTL
- the gltA gene encoding citrate synthase — encoded protein: MEKKVTLTYNDGQNTLEMPVLKSTLGPDVVDIRSFSKTGMFTFDPGFLATSSCESKITFIDGDLGQLYYRGYPIEQLAEEADYLEVCYLLINGELPTAEQKAAFEKTVMSHTMVHEQLTAFFKGFRRDSHPMAMMVGVVGALSAFYQDSLDISNPEHRKVAMFRLISKIPTIAAMCYRYNQGLPFVYPRNDLSYTANFMHMMFSTPCEPYEPNPVLVRALDVIFTLHADHEQNASTSTVRLAGSSGANPFACIAAGIACLWGPSHGGANEAVLLMLDEIGSVEAVPAFMEGVKAKTHKLMGFGHRVYKNMDPRANVMRRICHEVLNELGLQDDPKFKLAMELEKIALEDEYFVSRKLYPNVDFYSGIVQSALGIPVPMFTVIFALARTVGWISHWNEMISDPGMKIGRPRQQYTGAEKRDYVPMDKRG
- a CDS encoding succinate dehydrogenase assembly factor 2 → MDEVELKRIIWRSRRGLLELDLQLERFVTDVLPTLNATELAVYEQILMLPDWDFLEYVNGKSVCPDPELAVMIARIAAANAASHDAANNNAAGDAERITRAL
- a CDS encoding succinate dehydrogenase iron-sulfur subunit, which produces MATQTVQFRVYRYDPDKDAKPYMQDISVEVDTTTERKLLDALVKLKVVDESLSFRRSCREGVCGSDAMNINGKNGLACITDIDTLKQPIEVRPLPGLPVIRDLIVDMTQFFKQYHSIKPYVINDSPAPDRERLQSQEDRKELDGLYECILCACCSTSCPSFWWNPDKFVGPAGLLAAYRFIADTRDEATSQRLDDLEDPYRLFRCHSIMNCVDVCPKELNPTKAIGKIKDLMVKRIS
- the sdhA gene encoding succinate dehydrogenase flavoprotein subunit; translation: MTKSIPVRKFDAIIVGAGGAGLRAALQLSEAGMKTAVLSKVFPTRSHTVAAQGGVSASLGNSEPDHWHWHMYDTVKGSDWLGDQDAIEFMCREAPNVVIELEHFGMPFDRNSDGTIYQRPFGGHMSNFGEKPVRRACAAADRTGHAMLHALYQRNVRANTQFFVEWMALDLIRDEHGNVQGVVAMEMETSEVVIFQAKATLFATGGAGRIFSSSTNAFINTGDGLGMAARAGIPLEDMEFWQFHPTGVAGAGVLITEGVRGEGGILRNSQGERFMERYAPNAKDLASRDVVSRAMVTEINEGRGCGPNKDHVLLDITHLDPEVIMSKLPGIREISIKFAGVDPIKAPIPVVPTCHYQMGGIPTNYKGEVVVNDNVVQGFYAAGECACASVHGANRLGTNSLLDLLVFGKSSGNSMIDYIKSAPKDLPELAMQDVERSVARVARLDNQKEGTNVNEARLAMQRTMQAHCGVFRFNDMLQQGVTKILEVEQMVKNTVIADKSKTFNTARLEALELENLIEVAKATMISAEARKESRGAHVRDDAEDTPANPNGRDDANWLKHTLWHREGNKLEYKPVNMKPLTVDTIALKTRSY